Proteins from a single region of Macaca thibetana thibetana isolate TM-01 chromosome 4, ASM2454274v1, whole genome shotgun sequence:
- the SMPD2 gene encoding sphingomyelin phosphodiesterase 2 has translation MKPNFSLRLRIFNLNCWGIPYLSKHRADRMRRLGDFLNQESFDLALLEEVWSEQDFQYLRQKLSPTYPAAHHFRSGIIGSGLCVFSKHPIQELTQHVYTLNGYPYMIHHGDWFSGKAVGLLVLHLSGMVLNAYVTHLHAEYNRRKDIYLAHRVAQAWELAQFIHHTSKKADVVLLCGDLNMHPEDLGCCLLKEWTGLRDAYLETRDFKGSEEGNTMVPKNCYVNQQELKPFPFGVRIDYMLYKAVSGFYISCKSLETTTGNDPYSGTPLSDHEALMATLFVRHSPPQQSPNSTHRPAERSPLMSVLKEAWTELGLGMAQARWWAAFASYVIGLGLLLLALLCVLAAGGGAREAAILLWTPSVGLVLWAGAFYLFHVQEVNGLYRAHAELQHVLGRASEAQDLGPEPQPALLLGQQEGDRTKEQ, from the exons ATGAAGCCCAACTTCTCCCTGCGACTGCGGATTTTCAACCTCAACTGCTG GGGCATTCCCTACTTAAGCAAGCACCGGGCCGACCGCATGAGGCGCCTGGGCGACTTTCTGAACCAGGAGAGCTTCGACCTGGCTTTGCTGGAGGAG GTGTGGAGTGAGCAGGACTTCCAGTACCTGAGACAGAAGCTGTCACCTACCTACCCAGCTGCACACCACTTCCGGAG CGGAATCATTGGCAGTGGCCTCTGTGTCTTCTCCAAACACCCAATCCAGGAGCTCACCCAGCACGTCTACACCCTCAATGGCTACCCCTACATG ATCCATCATGGTGACTGGTTCAGTGGGAAGGCTGTGGGGCTGCTGGTGCTCCATCTAAGCGGCATGGTGCTCAACGCCTATGTGACCCAT CTCCATGCCGAATACAATCGACGGAAGGACATCTACCTAGCACATCGCGTGGCCCAAGCTTGGGAACTGGCCCAGTTCATCCA CCACACATCCAAGAAGGCAGACGTGGTTCTGTTGTGTGGAGACCTCAACATGCACCCGGAAGACCTGGGCTGCTGCCTGCTGAAGGAGTGGACAGGGCTCCGTGATGCCTACCTTGAAACTCGGGACTTCAAG GGCTCTGAAGAAGGCAACACCATGGTACCCAAGAACTGCTACGTCAACCAGCAGGAGCTGAAGCCGTTTCCCTTTGGTGTCCGCATTGACTACATGCTTTACAAG GCAGTTTCCGGGTTTTACATCTCCTGTAAGAGTCTTGAAACCACTACAGGCAACGACCCTTACAGCGGCACCCCCCTCTCTGATCATGAAGCCCTGATGGCTACTCTGTTTGTGAGGCACAGCCCCCCACAGCAGAGCCCCAACTCTACCCACA GACCAGCAGAGAGGTCGCCGTTGATGAGTGTGCTAAAGGAGGCCTGGACGGAGCTGGGTCTGGGCATGGCTCAGGCTCGCTGGTGGGCTGCCTTCGCTAGCTATGTGATTGGCCTGGGGCTGCTTCTCCTGGCACTGCTGTGTGTCCTGGCggctggaggaggggccaggGAAGCTGCCATACTGCTCTGGACCCCCAGCGTAGGGCTGGTGCTGTGGGCAGGTGCGTTCTACCTCTTCCACGTGCAGGAGGTCAATGGCTTATATAGGGCCCACGCTGAGCTCCAGCATGTGCTAGGAAGGGCAAGTGAGGCCCAGGACCTGGGCCCAGAGCCTCAGCCAGCCCTACTCCTGGGGCAGCAGGAGGGGGACAGAACTAAAGAACAATAA
- the MICAL1 gene encoding F-actin-monooxygenase MICAL1 isoform X2 produces the protein MASPTSTNPAHAHFESFLQAQLCQDVLSSFQELCGALGLEPGGGLPQYHKIKDQLNYWSAKSLWTKLDKRAGQPVYQQGRACTSTKCLVVGAGPCGLRVAVELALLGAQVVLVEKRTKFSRHNVLHLWPFTIHDLRALGAKKFYGRFCTGTLDHISIRQLQLLLLKVVLLLGVEIHWGVTFTGLQPPPRKGSGWRAQLQPNPPAQLANYEFDVLISAAGGKFVPEGFKVREMRGKLAIGITANFVNGRTVEETQVPEISGVARIYNQSFFQSLLKATGIDLENIVYYKDDTHYFVMTAKKQCLLRLGVLRQDWPDTDRLLGSANVVPEALQRFARAAADFATHGKLGKLEFAQDAHRQPDVSAFDFTSMMRAESSARVQEKHGARLLLGLVGDCLVEPFWPLGTGVARGFLAAFDAAWMVKRWAEGAEPLEVLAERESLYQLLSQTSPENMHRNVAQYGLDPATRYPNLNLRAVTPNQVRDLYDVLTKEPVQRNDKTDAGMPTTGSAGGSAGTQEELLRWCQEQTAGYPGVHVSDLSSSWTDGLALCALVHRLQPGLLEPSELQGLGALEATAWALKVAEHELGITPVVSAQAVVAGSDPLGLIAYLSHFHSAFKSTAHSPGPVSQASPGTSSAILFLGKLQRTLQRSRAKENAEDAGGKKLRLEMDAETPSTEVPPDPEPGVPLTPPSQHQEAGAGDLCALCGEHLYVLERLCVDGHFFHRSCFRCHTCEATLWPGGYEQHPGDGHFYCLQHLPQPDHKEEGSDGGPESPELPTPSENSMPPGLSTPTASQEGVGPVPDPSQPTRRRIHLSSLERQRLSSLNLTPDPEMEPPPKPPRSCSALARHALESSFVGWGLPVQSPQALAAMEKEEEESSSSSEEEEDVPLDSDVEQALQTFAKTSGTMNDYPTWRRTLLRRAKEEEMKRFRKAQTIQRRLNEIEGALRELEAEGVKLELALRRQSSSPEQQKKLWVGQLLQLVDKKNSLVAEEAELMITVQELNLEEKQWQLDQELRGYMNREETLKTAADRQAEDQVLRKLVDLVNQRDALIRLQEERRLSELALGIGAQG, from the exons ATGGCTTCACCCACCTCCACCAACCCAGCGCATGCCCATTTTGAGAGCTTCCTGCAGGCCCAGCTGTGCCAGGACGTGCTGAGCAGCTTCCAGGAGCTATGTGGGGCCCTGGGACTGGAGCCCGGTGGGGGGCTGCCCCAGTACCACAAGATCAAGGACCAGCTCAACTACTGGAGTGCCAAGTCACTGTGGACCAAGCTGGACAAGCGAGCAGGCCAGCCTGTCTACCAGCAGGGCCGGGCCTGCACCAGCACCAAG tgcctggtggtgggtgccggaCCTTGTGGGCTGCGGGTCGCTGTGGAGCTGGCACTGCTGGGTGCCCAAGTGGTACTGGTGGAAAAGCGCACCAAGTTCTCTCGCCACAACGTGCTCCACCTCTGGCCCTTCACCATCCACGACCTGCGGGCACTTGGTGCTAAGAAGTTCTACGGGCGCTTCTGCACTGGCACCCTGGACCACATCA GCATCCGGCAGCTCCAGCTGCTTCTGCTGAAGGTAGTATTGCTGCTGGGGGTGGAAATTCACTGGGGTGTCACTTTTACTGGCCTCCAGCCCCCTCCCAGAAAGG GGAGTGGCTGGCGTGCCCAGCTCCAACCCAACCCCCCTGCCCAGCTGGCCAACTATGAATTTGACGTCCTTATCTCCGCTGCAGGAGGTAAATTCGTCCCTGAAG GCTTCAAAGTTCGAGAAATGCGAGGCAAACTGGCCATTGGCATCACAGCCAACTTTGTGAACGGACGCACCGTGGAGGAGACACAGGTGCCGGAGATCAGTGGTGTAGCCAGGATCTACAACCAGAGCTTCTTCCAGAGCCTTCTCAAAGCCACAG GCATTGATCTGGAGAACATTGTGTACTACAAGGATGACACCCACTACTTTGTGATGACAGCCAAAAAGCAGTGCCTGCTGCGGCTGGGGGTGCTGCGCCAG GACTGGCCAGACACCGATCGGCTGCTGGGCAGTGCCAATGTGGTGCCCGAGGCTCTGCAGCGCTTTGCCCGGGCAGCTGCTGACTTTGCCACCCATGGCAAGCTCGGGAAACTCGAGTTTGCCCAGGATGCCCACAGGCAGCCTGATGTCTCTGCCTTTGACTTCACAAGCATGATGCGGGCAGAGAGTTCTGCTCGTGTGCAAGAGAAGCACGGCGCCCGCCTGCTGCTGGGACTGGTGGGGGACTGCCTGGTGGAG CCCTTCTGGCCTCTGGGCACTGGAGTGGCGCGGGGCTTCCTGGCAGCCTTTGATGCAGCCTGGATGGTGAAGCGGTGGGCAGAGGGCGCTGAGCCCCTAGAGGTGTTGGCTGAGCG TGAGAGCCTGTACCAGCTTCTATCACAGACATCCCCAGAAAACATGCATCGCAATGTGGCCCAGTATGGGCTGGACCCAGCCACCCGCTACCCCAACCTGAACCTCCGGGCAGTGACCCCCAATCAG GTACGAGACCTGTACGACGTGCTAACCAAGGAGCCTGTGCAGAGGAATGACAAGACAGATGCAGGGATGCCAACCACCG GGTCGGCAGGCGGGTCGGCAGGCACCCAGGAGGAGCTGCTACGCTGGTGCCAGGAGCAGACAGCTGGGTACCCGGGAGTCCACGTCTCCGATTTGTCTTCCTCCTGGACTGATGGGCTAGCTCTGTGTGCCCTGGTGCACCGGTTGCAGCCTGGCCTGCT GGAACCCTCAGAgctgcaggggctgggggctCTGGAAGCAACTGCCTGGGCACTAAAGGTGGCAGAGCATGAGCTGGGCATCACACCGGTGGTGTCTGCACAGGCCGTGGTGGCAGGGAGCGACCCACTGGGCCTCATTGCCTACCTCAGCCACTTCCACAGTGCCTTCAAGAGCACGGCCCACAGCCCAG GCCCTGTCAGCCAGGCCTCCCCAGGGACCTCCAGTGCTATATTATTCCTCGGTAAACTTCAGAGGACCCTGCAGCGATCCCGGGCCAAG GAAAATGCAGAGGATGCTGGTGGCAAGAAGCTGCGCTTGGAG ATGGACGCCGAGACCCCAAGTACTGAGGTGCCACCTGACCCAGAGCCTGGTGTACCCCTGACACCCCCATCCCAACACCAGGAG GCTGGTGCCGGGGACCTGTGTGCACTTTGTGGGGAACACCTGTATGTCCTGGAACGCCTCTGTGTCGACGGCCATTTCTTCCACCGGAGCTGCTTCCGCTGCCACACCTGTGAGGCCACACTATGGCCAGGTGGCTACGAGCAGCACCCAGGAGATG GACATTTCTACTGCCTCCAGCACCTGCCCCAGCCAGACCACAAAGAAGAAGGCAGTGATGGAGGCCCCGAGAGTCCG GAGCTCCCCACACCAAGTGAGAATAGCATGCCACCAGGCCTCTCAACTCCCACAGCCTCGCAGGAGGGGGTCGGTCCTGTTCCAGATCCCAGCCAGCCCACCCGTCGGCGGATCCACCTCTCCAGCCTAGAGCGCCAGCGGTTGTCCTCCCTTAACCTTACCCCTGACCCGGAAATGGAGCCTCCACCTAAGCCCCCCCGCAGCTGCTCCGCCTTGGCCCGCCACGCCCTGGAGAGCAGCTTTGTGGGTTGGGGCCTGCCAGTCCAGAGCCCTCAAG CTCTTGCGGccatggagaaggaggaagaagagagttcCTCCTCcagtgaagaggaagaagatgtaCCTTTGGACTCAGATGTGGAACAG GCCCTGCAGACCTTTGCCAAGACCTCAGGCACCATGAATGACTACCCAACATGGCGTCGGACTCTGCTGCGCCGTGCgaaggaggaggagatgaagaGGTTCCGCAAGGCCCAG ACCATCCAACGGCGACTAAATGAGATCGAGGGTGCCCTGAGGGAGCTAGAGGCCGAGGGCGTGAAGCTGGAGCTGGCCCTGAGGCGCCAGAGCA GTTCCCcagaacagcaaaagaaactatgggTAGGACAGCTGCTACAGCTCGTTGACAAGAAAAACAGCCTGGTGGCTGAGGAGGCTGAGCTCATGATCAC GGTGCAGGAGTTGAACCTGGAGGAGAAACAGTGGCAGCTGGACCAGGAGCTACGAGGCTACATGAACCGGGAAG AAACCCTAAAGACAGCTGCTGATCGGCAGGCTGAGGACCAGGTCCTGAGGAAGCTGGTGGATTTGGTCAACCAGAGAGATGCCCTCATCCGCTTGCAGGAAGAGCGCAGGCTCAGCGAGCTGGCCTTGGGGATAGGGGCCCAGGGCTAG
- the MICAL1 gene encoding F-actin-monooxygenase MICAL1 isoform X1, producing the protein MASPTSTNPAHAHFESFLQAQLCQDVLSSFQELCGALGLEPGGGLPQYHKIKDQLNYWSAKSLWTKLDKRAGQPVYQQGRACTSTKCLVVGAGPCGLRVAVELALLGAQVVLVEKRTKFSRHNVLHLWPFTIHDLRALGAKKFYGRFCTGTLDHISIRQLQLLLLKVVLLLGVEIHWGVTFTGLQPPPRKGSGWRAQLQPNPPAQLANYEFDVLISAAGGKFVPEGFKVREMRGKLAIGITANFVNGRTVEETQVPEISGVARIYNQSFFQSLLKATGIDLENIVYYKDDTHYFVMTAKKQCLLRLGVLRQDWPDTDRLLGSANVVPEALQRFARAAADFATHGKLGKLEFAQDAHRQPDVSAFDFTSMMRAESSARVQEKHGARLLLGLVGDCLVEPFWPLGTGVARGFLAAFDAAWMVKRWAEGAEPLEVLAERESLYQLLSQTSPENMHRNVAQYGLDPATRYPNLNLRAVTPNQVRDLYDVLTKEPVQRNDKTDAGMPTTGSAGGSAGTQEELLRWCQEQTAGYPGVHVSDLSSSWTDGLALCALVHRLQPGLLEPSELQGLGALEATAWALKVAEHELGITPVVSAQAVVAGSDPLGLIAYLSHFHSAFKSTAHSPGPVSQASPGTSSAILFLGKLQRTLQRSRAKENAEDAGGKKLRLEMDAETPSTEVPPDPEPGVPLTPPSQHQEAGAGDLCALCGEHLYVLERLCVDGHFFHRSCFRCHTCEATLWPGGYEQHPGDGHFYCLQHLPQPDHKEEGSDGGPESPVKTVKELPTPSENSMPPGLSTPTASQEGVGPVPDPSQPTRRRIHLSSLERQRLSSLNLTPDPEMEPPPKPPRSCSALARHALESSFVGWGLPVQSPQALAAMEKEEEESSSSSEEEEDVPLDSDVEQALQTFAKTSGTMNDYPTWRRTLLRRAKEEEMKRFRKAQTIQRRLNEIEGALRELEAEGVKLELALRRQSSSPEQQKKLWVGQLLQLVDKKNSLVAEEAELMITVQELNLEEKQWQLDQELRGYMNREETLKTAADRQAEDQVLRKLVDLVNQRDALIRLQEERRLSELALGIGAQG; encoded by the exons ATGGCTTCACCCACCTCCACCAACCCAGCGCATGCCCATTTTGAGAGCTTCCTGCAGGCCCAGCTGTGCCAGGACGTGCTGAGCAGCTTCCAGGAGCTATGTGGGGCCCTGGGACTGGAGCCCGGTGGGGGGCTGCCCCAGTACCACAAGATCAAGGACCAGCTCAACTACTGGAGTGCCAAGTCACTGTGGACCAAGCTGGACAAGCGAGCAGGCCAGCCTGTCTACCAGCAGGGCCGGGCCTGCACCAGCACCAAG tgcctggtggtgggtgccggaCCTTGTGGGCTGCGGGTCGCTGTGGAGCTGGCACTGCTGGGTGCCCAAGTGGTACTGGTGGAAAAGCGCACCAAGTTCTCTCGCCACAACGTGCTCCACCTCTGGCCCTTCACCATCCACGACCTGCGGGCACTTGGTGCTAAGAAGTTCTACGGGCGCTTCTGCACTGGCACCCTGGACCACATCA GCATCCGGCAGCTCCAGCTGCTTCTGCTGAAGGTAGTATTGCTGCTGGGGGTGGAAATTCACTGGGGTGTCACTTTTACTGGCCTCCAGCCCCCTCCCAGAAAGG GGAGTGGCTGGCGTGCCCAGCTCCAACCCAACCCCCCTGCCCAGCTGGCCAACTATGAATTTGACGTCCTTATCTCCGCTGCAGGAGGTAAATTCGTCCCTGAAG GCTTCAAAGTTCGAGAAATGCGAGGCAAACTGGCCATTGGCATCACAGCCAACTTTGTGAACGGACGCACCGTGGAGGAGACACAGGTGCCGGAGATCAGTGGTGTAGCCAGGATCTACAACCAGAGCTTCTTCCAGAGCCTTCTCAAAGCCACAG GCATTGATCTGGAGAACATTGTGTACTACAAGGATGACACCCACTACTTTGTGATGACAGCCAAAAAGCAGTGCCTGCTGCGGCTGGGGGTGCTGCGCCAG GACTGGCCAGACACCGATCGGCTGCTGGGCAGTGCCAATGTGGTGCCCGAGGCTCTGCAGCGCTTTGCCCGGGCAGCTGCTGACTTTGCCACCCATGGCAAGCTCGGGAAACTCGAGTTTGCCCAGGATGCCCACAGGCAGCCTGATGTCTCTGCCTTTGACTTCACAAGCATGATGCGGGCAGAGAGTTCTGCTCGTGTGCAAGAGAAGCACGGCGCCCGCCTGCTGCTGGGACTGGTGGGGGACTGCCTGGTGGAG CCCTTCTGGCCTCTGGGCACTGGAGTGGCGCGGGGCTTCCTGGCAGCCTTTGATGCAGCCTGGATGGTGAAGCGGTGGGCAGAGGGCGCTGAGCCCCTAGAGGTGTTGGCTGAGCG TGAGAGCCTGTACCAGCTTCTATCACAGACATCCCCAGAAAACATGCATCGCAATGTGGCCCAGTATGGGCTGGACCCAGCCACCCGCTACCCCAACCTGAACCTCCGGGCAGTGACCCCCAATCAG GTACGAGACCTGTACGACGTGCTAACCAAGGAGCCTGTGCAGAGGAATGACAAGACAGATGCAGGGATGCCAACCACCG GGTCGGCAGGCGGGTCGGCAGGCACCCAGGAGGAGCTGCTACGCTGGTGCCAGGAGCAGACAGCTGGGTACCCGGGAGTCCACGTCTCCGATTTGTCTTCCTCCTGGACTGATGGGCTAGCTCTGTGTGCCCTGGTGCACCGGTTGCAGCCTGGCCTGCT GGAACCCTCAGAgctgcaggggctgggggctCTGGAAGCAACTGCCTGGGCACTAAAGGTGGCAGAGCATGAGCTGGGCATCACACCGGTGGTGTCTGCACAGGCCGTGGTGGCAGGGAGCGACCCACTGGGCCTCATTGCCTACCTCAGCCACTTCCACAGTGCCTTCAAGAGCACGGCCCACAGCCCAG GCCCTGTCAGCCAGGCCTCCCCAGGGACCTCCAGTGCTATATTATTCCTCGGTAAACTTCAGAGGACCCTGCAGCGATCCCGGGCCAAG GAAAATGCAGAGGATGCTGGTGGCAAGAAGCTGCGCTTGGAG ATGGACGCCGAGACCCCAAGTACTGAGGTGCCACCTGACCCAGAGCCTGGTGTACCCCTGACACCCCCATCCCAACACCAGGAG GCTGGTGCCGGGGACCTGTGTGCACTTTGTGGGGAACACCTGTATGTCCTGGAACGCCTCTGTGTCGACGGCCATTTCTTCCACCGGAGCTGCTTCCGCTGCCACACCTGTGAGGCCACACTATGGCCAGGTGGCTACGAGCAGCACCCAGGAGATG GACATTTCTACTGCCTCCAGCACCTGCCCCAGCCAGACCACAAAGAAGAAGGCAGTGATGGAGGCCCCGAGAGTCCGGTAAAGACTGTGAAG GAGCTCCCCACACCAAGTGAGAATAGCATGCCACCAGGCCTCTCAACTCCCACAGCCTCGCAGGAGGGGGTCGGTCCTGTTCCAGATCCCAGCCAGCCCACCCGTCGGCGGATCCACCTCTCCAGCCTAGAGCGCCAGCGGTTGTCCTCCCTTAACCTTACCCCTGACCCGGAAATGGAGCCTCCACCTAAGCCCCCCCGCAGCTGCTCCGCCTTGGCCCGCCACGCCCTGGAGAGCAGCTTTGTGGGTTGGGGCCTGCCAGTCCAGAGCCCTCAAG CTCTTGCGGccatggagaaggaggaagaagagagttcCTCCTCcagtgaagaggaagaagatgtaCCTTTGGACTCAGATGTGGAACAG GCCCTGCAGACCTTTGCCAAGACCTCAGGCACCATGAATGACTACCCAACATGGCGTCGGACTCTGCTGCGCCGTGCgaaggaggaggagatgaagaGGTTCCGCAAGGCCCAG ACCATCCAACGGCGACTAAATGAGATCGAGGGTGCCCTGAGGGAGCTAGAGGCCGAGGGCGTGAAGCTGGAGCTGGCCCTGAGGCGCCAGAGCA GTTCCCcagaacagcaaaagaaactatgggTAGGACAGCTGCTACAGCTCGTTGACAAGAAAAACAGCCTGGTGGCTGAGGAGGCTGAGCTCATGATCAC GGTGCAGGAGTTGAACCTGGAGGAGAAACAGTGGCAGCTGGACCAGGAGCTACGAGGCTACATGAACCGGGAAG AAACCCTAAAGACAGCTGCTGATCGGCAGGCTGAGGACCAGGTCCTGAGGAAGCTGGTGGATTTGGTCAACCAGAGAGATGCCCTCATCCGCTTGCAGGAAGAGCGCAGGCTCAGCGAGCTGGCCTTGGGGATAGGGGCCCAGGGCTAG